The genomic stretch TGCCCCGGCGTTTTTCCCCTCCGACGACCCCACCGTGCAACTGCTCAACACCGCAGGCGTGTTCGCCGCCGGCTTTCTGATGCGCCCCATCGGGGGCTGGCTGTTTGGCCGGGTGGCCGACAAGCACGGGCGCAAGAATTCGATGATGATTTCGGTGCTGATGATGTGTGCCGGCTCGCTGGTCATCGCGTTTCTGCCGACCTACAAGGATATCGGCGCCTGGGCGCCGGCCCTGCTGCTGGTGGCGCGCTTGTTCCAGGGGCTGTCGGTGGGGGGCGAGTACGGCACCACGGCGACCTACATGAGCGAAGTCGCACTCAAGGGCCAGCGCGGCTTCTTTGCCTCATTCCAATACGTGACCCTGATCGGCGGGCAACTGCTGGCGGTGTCGGTGGTGGTGATCCTGCAACAACTGCTCACCGAAGACGAACTGCGGGCCTGGGGCTGGCGCATTCCGTTTGTGATCGGGGCCGTGGCGGCGGTGATTTCGCTGTTGCTGCGCCGTTCCCTGAAAGAAACCACCAGCAAGGAAATGCGTGAAAACAAGGACGCCGGCAGCATTGCCGCGCTGTTTCGCGATCACAAGGCCGCGTTTATCACCGTGCTCGGCTACACCGCCGGCGGCTCGCTGATTTTCTATACCTTTACCACTTACATGCAGAAGTATCTGGTGA from Pseudomonas fluorescens encodes the following:
- a CDS encoding MFS family transporter yields the protein MTTNTSHYTGEERSKRIFAIVGASSGNLVEWFDFYVYAFCAIYFAPAFFPSDDPTVQLLNTAGVFAAGFLMRPIGGWLFGRVADKHGRKNSMMISVLMMCAGSLVIAFLPTYKDIGAWAPALLLVARLFQGLSVGGEYGTTATYMSEVALKGQRGFFASFQYVTLIGGQLLAVSVVVILQQLLTEDELRAWGWRIPFVIGAVAAVISLLLRRSLKETTSKEMRENKDAGSIAALFRDHKAAFITVLGYTAGGSLIFYTFTTYMQKYLVNTAGMHAKTASYIMTGALFLYMCMQPLFGMLSDKIGRRNSMLWFGALGTLCTVPILLTLKTVTSPFLAFVLITLALAIVSFYTSISGLVKAEMFPPQVRALGVGLAYAVANAIFGGSAEYVALGLKSIGLENTFYWYVTGMMAIAFLFSLRLPKQAEYLHHDL